A genomic window from Flavobacterium hankyongi includes:
- the gldM gene encoding gliding motility protein GldM yields MAGGKLTPRQKMINLMYLVFIAMLAMNMSKEVLSAFGLMNEKFDASNSSAEQTNAGMLAALDKKAGEDAHFVQAATDAKKIANISKEFYAYIANVKSEITKGIEVNKETGKLPYEAMDKADAIDHAFFSGEGYTPKGKEFVDKFNKYVADMKSVIGNNSKLQGVVSEITSKFKTDDVKNKEGIKVKFLDYHFKGFPAIASLAKMTSYQNDVKKAEADIFSILLGKAAVEASSMKNFTALVVLDKNAYFQGEKVTGKVVLGKYDANTKPTAFKGPGKIVNGQALIDMTAGGVGEQTINGEFTFTEDGQSIPLKFEGKYVVVPRPNSATISADKMNVVYRGVPNPMSISFAGVADNNVNASAPGMSKTGNGKYVLRAGAGTSVMINVSAKLPDGKVVSDKKEFRIKGLPAPTGKIRGEVAAKGPKSNLENCTISAVMEDFDFPVDVNVTQFNIKVPGQPTIVVSGSKMDGRARAAIQKAGRGDVVVISEIKASFSGIDQVAKRVSTCTFEVQ; encoded by the coding sequence ATGGCAGGAGGAAAACTAACCCCTAGACAGAAGATGATTAACCTAATGTACTTGGTTTTCATCGCGATGTTGGCAATGAATATGTCAAAAGAAGTGTTATCGGCTTTTGGTTTGATGAACGAAAAGTTTGATGCTTCAAATTCTTCGGCAGAGCAAACAAATGCTGGAATGCTTGCAGCATTAGATAAAAAAGCTGGTGAAGATGCGCACTTCGTTCAAGCTGCAACTGACGCAAAAAAAATCGCTAATATATCTAAAGAGTTTTATGCTTATATTGCTAATGTAAAGTCTGAAATTACTAAAGGTATAGAAGTAAATAAAGAAACTGGGAAATTACCTTACGAAGCAATGGATAAAGCAGATGCTATTGATCATGCTTTTTTCTCAGGTGAGGGATATACTCCTAAAGGAAAAGAATTTGTTGATAAATTCAATAAGTATGTTGCTGATATGAAGTCTGTAATTGGTAATAATTCAAAATTACAAGGTGTAGTGTCTGAAATTACTTCAAAATTTAAAACAGATGATGTTAAAAATAAAGAAGGAATTAAGGTTAAATTCTTAGATTACCATTTTAAGGGTTTTCCGGCTATTGCTTCTTTAGCAAAAATGACTTCGTACCAAAATGATGTTAAAAAAGCTGAAGCTGATATTTTTAGTATATTGTTAGGAAAAGCAGCTGTTGAGGCTTCTTCTATGAAAAATTTCACAGCATTAGTGGTTCTTGACAAAAATGCTTATTTTCAAGGTGAAAAAGTTACTGGTAAAGTAGTTTTAGGAAAGTATGATGCAAATACAAAGCCTACTGCTTTCAAAGGACCTGGTAAAATTGTTAATGGGCAAGCTCTTATTGATATGACAGCTGGTGGAGTAGGTGAACAAACGATTAATGGAGAATTTACTTTTACTGAAGATGGGCAAAGTATTCCATTAAAATTCGAAGGAAAATATGTTGTAGTTCCTCGCCCTAATTCAGCTACTATTTCAGCTGATAAAATGAATGTTGTTTACCGTGGTGTTCCTAACCCAATGTCAATTTCATTTGCTGGTGTAGCTGATAACAATGTGAATGCATCAGCTCCTGGAATGTCTAAAACTGGAAATGGTAAGTATGTTTTACGTGCTGGTGCTGGAACTTCTGTAATGATTAATGTTTCTGCTAAACTACCTGATGGTAAAGTAGTTTCTGATAAGAAAGAATTCCGTATCAAAGGTTTACCAGCTCCAACTGGAAAAATCCGTGGAGAGGTTGCTGCAAAAGGACCAAAATCTAACTTAGAAAACTGTACAATTTCAGCGGTTATGGAAGATTTCGACTTCCCTGTAGATGTAAATGTAACTCAGTTTAATATTAAAGTCCCTGGACAACCAACAATTGTTGTTTCTGGAAGCAAAATGGACGGTAGAGCTAGAGCTGCTATTCAAAAAGCTGGTCGTGGTGACGTAGTAGTTATCTCTGAAATTAAAGCTAGCTTCTCAGGAATTGACCAAGTAGCTAAGAGAGTTTCTACTTGTACTTTTGAAGTACAATAA
- the gldL gene encoding gliding motility protein GldL produces MALLSPKVMNFAYGMGAAVVIIGALFKIAHFEIGPLTGTVMLTIGLVTEAAIFAISAFEEPAKELDWSLVYPELAGGETTGKKEKKEDPKEAQGLLSQKLDAMLKEAKIDGELMSSLGNSIKNFEGAAKSISPTVDAMAGQKKYADEMMAAASNMESLNSLYKAQLDSASRNAEANKEIAENAAKLKEQMQSMTANIASLNNVYGGMLSAMSNRG; encoded by the coding sequence ATGGCATTATTATCACCAAAAGTTATGAACTTCGCTTACGGTATGGGAGCGGCAGTAGTTATTATCGGGGCATTATTTAAAATCGCTCACTTTGAGATCGGACCTTTAACAGGTACAGTGATGTTAACTATTGGGTTAGTAACAGAAGCGGCTATTTTTGCAATTTCAGCATTTGAAGAGCCTGCAAAAGAATTGGATTGGTCTTTGGTTTATCCAGAATTAGCTGGTGGTGAAACGACTGGTAAAAAAGAAAAAAAGGAAGATCCTAAAGAAGCTCAAGGATTATTATCTCAAAAATTAGATGCTATGTTAAAAGAAGCTAAAATCGACGGTGAGTTAATGTCGAGCTTAGGAAATAGTATTAAAAATTTCGAAGGAGCTGCAAAAAGTATTTCTCCTACTGTAGATGCTATGGCTGGTCAAAAGAAATATGCTGATGAAATGATGGCAGCTGCAAGCAATATGGAGTCTTTAAATAGCTTATACAAAGCGCAATTGGATAGCGCTTCTCGCAATGCTGAGGCTAACAAAGAAATCGCCGAAAATGCTGCTAAATTAAAAGAGCAAATGCAATCAATGACTGCTAATATTGCATCATTAAACAACGTATATGGTGGAATGCTTTCTGCTATGAGTAACAGAGGATAA
- the gldK gene encoding gliding motility lipoprotein GldK has protein sequence MKKYILLAVLISFLYSCGSKDNGQLVGVKGKAWHPEKPYGMTLIPGGAFIMGKSDDDLASVQDAPTKTVTVRSFYMDETEITNSEYRQYVHWVRDSIVRMRLAIAADEQGQGAGADAKSSKKGGSIGDYAFLDSDTTNMSVYDKYMYDNYTSMGSGNDPYAGRKLNKKVPLKWKTSEYPDASYTEVMDSMYIPAEEAYNGLRTIDVNKLVFKYKWMDIQAAAKAKVGKRKQFIRQDSSMVYPDTTVWIKDFAYSYNEPMHNDYFWHQAYGEYPVVGVTWKQAKAFCAWRTLYHNAERKRRHQNFVSTYRLPTEAEWEYAARGGLESGTYPWGGPYAKNDRGCYLANFKPVRGDYAADQALYTVEANAYEANDYGLYNMAGNVSEWTETSYDPTAYEFVSTMNPNVSDQKNMRKVIRGGSWKDVAYYLQVGTRDFEYADSARSYIGFRTIQDYMGTDVTGNAK, from the coding sequence ATGAAGAAGTACATTTTATTAGCAGTATTGATTTCATTTTTATACAGCTGCGGATCAAAAGATAATGGTCAGCTAGTTGGTGTAAAAGGAAAAGCATGGCATCCTGAGAAGCCTTATGGGATGACATTGATTCCTGGTGGAGCTTTTATTATGGGTAAATCAGATGATGATTTAGCTAGTGTACAAGATGCGCCTACTAAAACCGTTACTGTTCGTTCGTTTTATATGGATGAAACAGAAATTACTAACAGTGAGTACAGACAGTATGTTCACTGGGTAAGAGATTCTATTGTTAGAATGCGTTTAGCTATTGCTGCTGATGAGCAAGGTCAAGGTGCTGGTGCTGATGCTAAATCTTCTAAAAAAGGTGGTAGTATTGGTGATTATGCATTCTTGGATTCTGATACTACTAATATGAGTGTATATGACAAGTATATGTATGATAACTATACAAGTATGGGTTCAGGTAACGATCCTTATGCTGGTAGAAAGTTAAATAAAAAAGTTCCTTTAAAATGGAAAACTAGCGAATATCCTGATGCTAGTTATACAGAAGTAATGGATTCTATGTATATTCCTGCTGAGGAAGCTTATAATGGATTGAGAACTATTGATGTGAATAAATTGGTTTTCAAATATAAGTGGATGGATATTCAAGCTGCTGCTAAAGCTAAGGTAGGTAAGAGAAAACAATTTATTCGTCAAGACTCTTCAATGGTATATCCTGATACTACAGTTTGGATTAAAGACTTCGCTTATTCATATAATGAGCCAATGCATAATGATTATTTCTGGCACCAAGCTTACGGTGAATATCCAGTAGTTGGTGTTACTTGGAAACAAGCTAAAGCATTTTGTGCATGGAGAACTTTATATCACAATGCTGAAAGAAAAAGACGTCATCAAAATTTTGTAAGTACTTACAGACTTCCAACAGAAGCTGAGTGGGAATATGCTGCTCGTGGTGGTTTAGAGTCTGGAACTTACCCTTGGGGAGGTCCTTATGCTAAAAATGACAGAGGATGTTATTTAGCTAACTTCAAACCAGTTCGTGGAGATTATGCAGCTGATCAAGCATTGTATACAGTTGAAGCTAATGCTTATGAGGCTAATGACTATGGTCTATATAATATGGCTGGTAACGTTTCTGAGTGGACTGAAACTTCATATGATCCTACAGCGTATGAGTTTGTCTCTACAATGAACCCTAACGTTTCTGATCAAAAGAACATGCGTAAAGTAATCCGTGGAGGATCTTGGAAAGACGTAGCTTACTATTTACAAGTGGGTACACGTGATTTTGAATATGCAGATTCAGCTAGAAGTTACATTGGTTTCCGTACTATTCAAGATTATATGGGCACAGACGTTACAGGTAACGCAAAATAA
- a CDS encoding formimidoylglutamase: MVFDFFQPHDADFLNFINGLHNQALGKKVVFNTEYEFPSFSEVSIAIIGVLENRGNEEYNNVVDLTHIRKEFYSLFPGNWQAQIIDLGNILSGDSIEDTYYVVKSAVSHLVKNKIIPIIIGGSQDLTYAIYRGYDQLEQMVNLVAVDSKFDFAKEVSSLSDSYLTKMIVEEPNNLFNYSNVGYQTYFNSQEEIDLIEKLYFDAYRLGEISNDSTIAEPVFRDADLVSIDMRSVKSSNSANFVDFTPNGFSGKEICVLSRYAGISDKVSSFGIFNHNSTKNESVLIAQIIWYFIEGFHYRSNEYPFGTKENYIKYIVTLEEEVIFYKSDKTDRWWIEIPLISGVHNKLKKSTLLPCTHKEYLAACSGEVPERWWKAQRKNLI; this comes from the coding sequence ATGGTTTTTGATTTTTTTCAACCTCATGATGCTGATTTCTTAAATTTTATCAATGGCTTGCATAATCAAGCATTGGGTAAAAAAGTTGTTTTTAATACAGAATATGAATTCCCAAGTTTTAGTGAAGTTTCTATTGCTATAATAGGAGTTTTAGAAAATAGGGGTAATGAAGAATATAATAATGTGGTTGACTTAACTCATATTAGAAAGGAGTTTTATAGTCTTTTCCCAGGAAACTGGCAAGCTCAAATCATAGATTTAGGAAATATTCTTTCTGGTGATTCTATTGAAGATACATACTATGTGGTTAAGAGTGCTGTTTCACATTTAGTGAAAAATAAAATCATACCTATTATAATAGGAGGTTCTCAAGATTTGACTTATGCCATATATAGAGGCTATGATCAACTAGAACAAATGGTAAATTTAGTAGCTGTTGATAGCAAGTTTGATTTTGCTAAAGAAGTAAGTTCTTTGTCGGATTCTTATTTGACAAAAATGATTGTTGAGGAGCCTAATAATTTATTTAATTATAGTAATGTAGGATATCAAACATATTTCAATTCACAAGAGGAGATAGATTTGATTGAGAAATTATATTTTGATGCATATCGTTTGGGCGAAATTTCAAATGATTCGACAATTGCAGAGCCAGTTTTTAGAGATGCCGATTTAGTAAGTATTGATATGCGATCTGTAAAGTCGTCAAATTCTGCTAACTTTGTAGATTTTACACCAAACGGGTTTTCAGGAAAAGAAATATGTGTTTTGTCAAGATATGCAGGGATAAGCGATAAAGTCTCTTCTTTCGGAATATTTAATCATAACAGTACAAAAAATGAATCTGTTCTTATTGCGCAGATTATTTGGTATTTTATAGAAGGGTTTCATTATAGGTCAAATGAGTATCCATTTGGAACAAAAGAAAACTATATTAAGTATATAGTTACTCTTGAAGAAGAAGTAATATTCTATAAAAGCGATAAAACTGACCGTTGGTGGATAGAAATTCCACTTATATCGGGAGTGCACAATAAATTAAAAAAGTCTACGTTGTTGCCATGTACACACAAAGAGTATTTAGCCGCATGTAGTGGTGAAGTTCCTGAAAGATGGTGGAAAGCACAGCGAAAAAATTTAATATAA
- the topA gene encoding type I DNA topoisomerase yields the protein MAKNLVIVESPAKAKTIEKFLGKEFQVESSYGHIADLPSKEIGVDVDNNFKPKYEVSPDKKALVKKLKDLSKNAEMVWLASDEDREGEAISWHLAEELKLDPKKTKRIVFHEITKSAIQKAIENPRGINYDLVNAQQARRVLDRLVGYELSPVLWKKVKGGLSAGRVQSVSVRLIVEREREIQNFKAEASYSITAEFTNEAGKAFKAKLPKNFATKAEAEKFLQQNIGSIYKVADLETKPTKKSPAAPFTTSTLQQEAARKLYLPVGITMQIAQRLYEAGLITYMRTDSVNLSQEAMAAAQAEITSYYGAEYSKPRNFNTKSKGAQEAHEAIRPTDMSRHTIDIDRDQARLYDLIWKRTLASQMSDAQLERTNVKIEANNHKETFTATGEVIKFEGFLKVYLEGNDDDEEQEEGMLPTLKVNENLKNNYITATERFSRAAARYTEASLVKKLEELGIGRPSTYAPTISTIINRNYVEKGNFEGQERKYNQITLKGSDVTAQVLKENVGSDKGKLVPTDIGIIVNDFLVKNFETILDYNFTAKVEQDFDEIAEGNIEWAKMMNDFYNHFHPNVQDVEKNAERESGERILGIDPKSGKQVSVRLGKFGPMVQIGDADDENKQFASLRAEQNISTVTLEDALNLFLLPKNLGMYKGEEVEVNNGRFGPYVRFGKTFISLPKGEEPLDVTLERAQELIDEKNQADAPIGQYKNMDVQKGVGRFGPFIKWNGIFINVNKKYNFDKLSTSDIAELIEDKLQKDIDKVIHNWEEEGIRVEKARWGRSVILKGKTKIELNKDIDATALTLDKVREMIEAKAPAKKTAAKKSTAKKK from the coding sequence ATGGCAAAGAATTTAGTCATCGTTGAGTCGCCTGCAAAGGCAAAAACTATTGAAAAATTTTTAGGAAAAGAATTTCAGGTTGAATCAAGTTATGGTCATATCGCTGATTTACCTTCTAAAGAAATAGGAGTAGATGTGGATAATAACTTTAAACCAAAGTATGAAGTCTCTCCTGACAAAAAAGCATTGGTTAAAAAACTCAAGGACTTATCTAAAAATGCCGAAATGGTTTGGTTGGCATCCGATGAAGACCGCGAAGGGGAAGCTATTTCTTGGCACCTAGCGGAAGAATTAAAATTAGATCCTAAAAAAACCAAACGTATTGTTTTTCACGAAATTACTAAATCGGCTATCCAAAAAGCAATTGAAAATCCAAGAGGAATCAATTATGATTTGGTAAATGCTCAACAAGCAAGACGCGTATTAGATCGTTTGGTAGGTTATGAATTATCCCCAGTACTTTGGAAAAAAGTAAAAGGCGGTTTGTCTGCTGGACGTGTGCAATCAGTTTCTGTTCGTTTGATTGTTGAACGTGAGCGTGAAATTCAAAATTTTAAAGCGGAAGCATCTTATAGTATTACTGCCGAATTTACAAATGAAGCAGGGAAAGCATTCAAGGCAAAATTGCCTAAAAACTTTGCAACAAAAGCAGAAGCTGAAAAATTCTTGCAACAAAATATTGGTTCTATATATAAGGTAGCAGATTTAGAAACTAAACCGACTAAAAAATCACCTGCTGCACCTTTTACAACATCTACACTACAACAGGAAGCCGCTCGTAAATTGTATTTGCCAGTTGGAATTACAATGCAAATTGCACAGCGTTTGTATGAGGCCGGATTAATTACTTATATGAGAACAGATAGTGTGAATCTTTCTCAAGAAGCAATGGCTGCTGCTCAAGCAGAAATTACAAGTTACTATGGAGCTGAATATAGTAAGCCAAGAAATTTCAATACAAAATCTAAAGGAGCACAAGAAGCACACGAAGCGATTCGTCCTACTGATATGTCGCGTCATACAATTGATATTGATAGAGATCAAGCTCGTTTATATGATTTGATTTGGAAAAGAACATTGGCTTCGCAAATGAGCGATGCGCAATTAGAGCGTACTAACGTAAAAATAGAAGCAAATAATCATAAAGAAACGTTTACTGCAACAGGTGAGGTTATCAAATTTGAAGGATTTTTAAAAGTATATCTTGAAGGAAATGATGACGATGAAGAGCAAGAAGAAGGAATGTTACCTACATTAAAAGTAAACGAAAATTTAAAAAATAATTATATTACAGCTACTGAGCGTTTTTCAAGAGCTGCTGCACGATACACTGAGGCTTCTTTGGTGAAAAAATTAGAGGAATTGGGAATTGGACGTCCATCTACATACGCACCAACCATTTCTACTATCATCAACAGAAACTATGTTGAAAAAGGAAACTTCGAAGGTCAAGAACGTAAGTATAATCAAATTACTTTAAAAGGTTCTGATGTTACTGCGCAGGTTTTAAAAGAAAACGTAGGTTCTGATAAAGGTAAATTAGTGCCAACAGATATCGGAATCATTGTAAATGATTTCTTAGTTAAAAATTTTGAAACCATTTTAGATTATAATTTCACGGCTAAAGTAGAACAAGATTTTGACGAAATCGCCGAAGGAAATATCGAATGGGCAAAAATGATGAATGATTTTTACAATCATTTCCATCCAAATGTTCAGGATGTTGAGAAAAATGCCGAAAGAGAAAGTGGTGAGCGTATATTAGGAATTGATCCAAAGTCTGGAAAACAAGTTTCTGTTCGTTTAGGTAAATTTGGACCTATGGTGCAAATTGGTGATGCTGATGATGAGAATAAGCAATTTGCTAGTTTGCGTGCAGAGCAAAATATTAGTACAGTTACTTTAGAGGATGCTTTGAACTTATTTTTATTGCCTAAAAATTTAGGTATGTATAAAGGAGAAGAAGTAGAAGTGAATAATGGTCGTTTTGGGCCTTATGTTCGTTTCGGGAAAACTTTTATTTCATTGCCAAAAGGTGAGGAGCCTTTGGATGTTACTCTTGAAAGAGCGCAAGAATTAATTGATGAGAAAAATCAGGCTGATGCTCCTATAGGACAATATAAAAATATGGATGTCCAAAAAGGTGTCGGACGTTTTGGTCCGTTTATCAAATGGAACGGAATTTTCATCAACGTAAATAAAAAATACAATTTCGATAAATTATCGACTTCAGATATTGCTGAACTAATTGAAGATAAATTACAAAAAGATATTGATAAGGTTATTCATAATTGGGAAGAAGAAGGTATTCGCGTAGAAAAAGCACGTTGGGGACGTTCGGTAATCTTAAAAGGAAAAACTAAAATCGAATTAAATAAAGATATCGACGCTACTGCTCTTACCTTAGATAAGGTAAGAGAAATGATTGAAGCAAAAGCTCCAGCAAAAAAAACAGCTGCTAAAAAATCAACTGCTAAAAAGAAATAA
- the miaB gene encoding tRNA (N6-isopentenyl adenosine(37)-C2)-methylthiotransferase MiaB: MEKEIDEKKQGTSLVLQEKEGNTKKLFIESYGCAMNFSDSEIVASILTEQGYNTTQKLEEADLVLVNTCSIRDKAEQTVRKRLEKYNAVKRSINPGMKVGVLGCMAERLKSQFLEEEKIVDMVVGPDAYKDLPNLLKEVEEGRDAINVILSKDETYGDISPVRLNSNGINAFVSITRGCDNMCTFCVVPFTRGRERSREPQSIIEEIQDLWDRGFKEICLLGQNVDSYLWYGGGLKKDFEKATEMQKATAVDFAQLLEMCAIQFPKMRFRFSTSNPQDMHEEVLHVIAKYNNVCNYIHLPVQSGSTRILKEMNRQHTREEYMELVDKIKRIIPGCSISQDMITGFPTETEEDHKDTLSLMEYVEYDFGYMFAYSERPGTLAARKMEDDVPESDKMRRLQEVVDLQQELSAKRTARFKDQIVEVLIEKESKKSNTHWSGRNSENVVTVFPKENYKAGDFVLVKVTDCTTATLIGEAIGYSNMQTN, encoded by the coding sequence ATGGAAAAGGAAATTGATGAAAAGAAACAAGGTACTAGCCTAGTTTTACAGGAAAAAGAAGGAAATACAAAAAAACTTTTTATAGAAAGTTATGGTTGTGCTATGAATTTTTCGGATAGTGAAATCGTAGCTTCAATCTTGACTGAACAAGGTTACAATACTACACAAAAACTGGAAGAAGCCGATTTAGTATTAGTAAATACTTGTTCAATCCGTGATAAAGCAGAACAAACCGTACGTAAACGTTTAGAAAAATACAATGCAGTAAAACGCAGTATTAATCCTGGAATGAAAGTGGGAGTTCTAGGTTGTATGGCAGAACGTTTGAAAAGCCAGTTTCTTGAAGAGGAAAAAATTGTTGACATGGTAGTAGGCCCTGATGCTTACAAAGATTTACCAAATCTTTTAAAAGAAGTCGAAGAAGGTCGTGATGCTATTAATGTTATTCTTTCAAAAGATGAAACATATGGAGATATTTCACCAGTGCGTTTAAATTCAAACGGAATTAATGCCTTTGTATCTATCACAAGGGGTTGCGACAATATGTGTACATTTTGCGTCGTACCTTTTACAAGAGGTCGTGAGCGTAGTCGTGAACCACAATCTATCATTGAAGAAATTCAGGATTTATGGGATAGAGGTTTCAAAGAAATTTGCCTTTTAGGACAAAATGTAGACAGTTACCTTTGGTATGGTGGTGGCTTGAAAAAAGATTTCGAAAAAGCTACCGAAATGCAAAAAGCTACTGCAGTTGACTTTGCTCAATTATTGGAAATGTGTGCGATTCAATTCCCTAAAATGCGTTTCCGTTTTTCGACATCGAATCCTCAGGATATGCACGAAGAAGTGTTACATGTAATTGCTAAATATAACAATGTTTGTAACTACATTCACTTACCAGTACAATCTGGAAGCACGAGAATCTTAAAAGAAATGAACCGTCAACACACACGTGAAGAATATATGGAATTGGTTGATAAAATCAAACGCATTATTCCAGGCTGTTCAATTTCGCAAGATATGATTACTGGTTTCCCTACAGAAACTGAAGAAGATCACAAAGACACTTTAAGCTTGATGGAATATGTAGAATATGACTTTGGTTATATGTTTGCTTATTCTGAAAGACCAGGAACTTTAGCAGCTCGTAAAATGGAAGATGATGTTCCTGAATCTGACAAAATGCGTCGCTTACAAGAAGTTGTTGATTTACAACAAGAATTAAGCGCAAAACGAACTGCTCGTTTTAAAGATCAAATTGTAGAAGTCTTGATTGAGAAAGAGTCTAAAAAATCAAATACACATTGGTCAGGAAGAAATTCAGAAAATGTGGTAACCGTTTTCCCTAAAGAAAACTACAAAGCAGGAGATTTCGTATTAGTAAAAGTAACTGATTGCACAACCGCTACTTTAATAGGTGAAGCTATTGGGTATAGTAACATGCAAACAAATTAA